One window of Bacillus alkalicellulosilyticus genomic DNA carries:
- the flhF gene encoding flagellar biosynthesis protein FlhF produces MKVKKFTAKTMPEAMKVIRSELGHDAVILNSKEVETGGFLGFFTRKNIEVIAAVDSVPTVKVPPRKEPPRREVPLKEIPKVRQQSDKATTPIVAPQVQSDLVNELKQLKQMVTSISNQQETKGKEYPEPFQQIDDLLEEQDVAERFRLEAMKHLLEKWYTSDKQKNTEELIHDDLYQYLQSRMTVPMGGIQYDKKYINIVGPTGVGKTTTIAKIAAHCLLKQQKKVALITTDTYRIAAVEQLKTYSKILNIPLEVAYSIEDFKKAKEQFANYDLVLVDSAGRNFRNPLYIEELKKVIDFNDEVETYLVLALTSKFKDMKAIYEQFQLITIEKLIFTKMDETSYYGAMLNMILQYGVGVAYITTGQNVPDDIIEATDSTVINAVLEGKSYE; encoded by the coding sequence GTTATTCTTAATTCAAAAGAAGTAGAGACTGGCGGGTTCTTGGGTTTTTTCACTCGGAAAAACATTGAGGTAATCGCTGCTGTGGACTCGGTCCCAACAGTGAAGGTCCCTCCTAGAAAGGAGCCTCCTAGAAGGGAGGTTCCTCTTAAAGAAATACCTAAAGTGCGTCAACAATCAGATAAAGCTACTACACCTATTGTCGCACCTCAGGTACAATCGGATTTAGTCAATGAACTCAAGCAACTGAAACAGATGGTAACATCGATTTCAAATCAACAAGAAACAAAAGGAAAAGAGTACCCTGAACCTTTTCAACAAATAGATGATTTGCTAGAAGAGCAAGATGTAGCTGAACGCTTCCGTCTCGAAGCGATGAAACATCTATTAGAAAAATGGTACACCTCAGATAAGCAAAAAAATACAGAAGAACTGATACACGATGACTTATACCAATATCTACAAAGTCGGATGACTGTTCCGATGGGTGGCATTCAATATGATAAAAAGTATATAAATATCGTTGGTCCTACAGGTGTTGGAAAGACGACAACGATTGCGAAAATTGCCGCTCATTGTTTATTGAAACAACAAAAGAAGGTAGCTCTTATCACGACAGATACGTATCGGATAGCAGCAGTTGAACAATTAAAAACATATTCGAAAATACTCAACATTCCGTTAGAAGTCGCATATTCCATTGAAGACTTTAAAAAAGCTAAAGAACAATTTGCCAACTATGATTTAGTGTTAGTTGATAGTGCAGGACGTAATTTTCGAAATCCTTTATATATAGAAGAATTAAAAAAAGTCATTGATTTTAATGATGAAGTTGAGACATATCTTGTATTGGCGCTTACTTCAAAATTCAAGGACATGAAGGCTATTTATGAACAGTTCCAATTAATCACGATTGAAAAATTAATATTTACTAAAATGGACGAGACTTCTTATTATGGAGCGATGTTAAATATGATACTTCAATATGGGGTAGGAGTAGCTTATATTACGACAGGTCAAAATGTCCCTGACGATATTATAGAGGCAACTGATTCTACAGTCATCAACGCCGTACTTGAGGGTAAATCTTATGAATGA
- the frr gene encoding ribosome recycling factor, with the protein MKKALESLNREFATLRAGRATPSLLDKVTVEYYGAPTPLNQLASISVPEARLLVIQPFDKTAMNDIERSIQKADLGLTPTNDGSVIRIMIPPLTEERRKDLVKLVKKYAEEAKVAVRNIRRDANDDLKKSQKDGEMTEDELRRATDDVQKVTDKYISEIDSVALNKEKEIMEV; encoded by the coding sequence ATGAAAAAGGCACTAGAATCATTAAACCGTGAGTTTGCCACATTACGTGCTGGTCGAGCAACACCTTCTCTATTGGATAAAGTTACAGTAGAATATTATGGTGCACCAACTCCGTTAAACCAATTAGCTTCTATTTCTGTACCAGAAGCAAGATTACTTGTAATTCAACCATTTGATAAAACAGCAATGAATGACATTGAACGTTCTATTCAAAAAGCAGACCTTGGACTAACTCCAACTAATGATGGCTCAGTGATTCGAATCATGATTCCTCCTTTAACAGAGGAACGAAGAAAAGATTTGGTTAAGCTTGTAAAGAAATATGCTGAAGAAGCGAAAGTAGCAGTGAGAAACATCCGTCGTGATGCAAATGACGATTTAAAAAAATCTCAAAAAGACGGTGAAATGACAGAAGATGAATTGCGTCGTGCTACTGACGATGTGCAAAAAGTAACAGATAAGTATATTAGTGAAATCGACTCAGTTGCTTTAAATAAAGAAAAAGAAATCATGGAAGTATAA
- a CDS encoding DUF6115 domain-containing protein, which translates to MQSYFLVISFILHVFTILWIFTLFQKINHSVNQTINEEKLKAEIEDLLVAYTAEMKEENEKLLKVINQNVTPKRITKLEPFEQNEIERTTPIHKGLEEKVEEPKVERNEKEYDDYLPPVVEDQQVDMYEQSDTAKVIALAKQGMSADDIAKKLNLGKGEVALMLKFYQS; encoded by the coding sequence ATGCAATCTTATTTTCTCGTAATTAGTTTTATATTGCATGTTTTTACTATCCTATGGATTTTTACATTATTTCAAAAAATAAACCATTCAGTGAATCAAACGATAAATGAAGAAAAATTAAAAGCTGAAATTGAGGACTTATTAGTTGCTTATACGGCAGAAATGAAAGAAGAAAATGAAAAGCTATTAAAAGTAATCAATCAAAACGTAACTCCAAAAAGAATAACAAAGCTTGAACCTTTTGAACAAAATGAAATAGAAAGAACTACTCCAATACACAAGGGTCTTGAAGAGAAAGTTGAAGAACCTAAAGTCGAAAGAAATGAAAAAGAATATGACGATTATCTTCCTCCAGTTGTTGAAGACCAACAAGTAGATATGTACGAGCAATCAGATACAGCAAAGGTCATCGCGTTAGCTAAGCAAGGAATGAGTGCAGATGATATTGCAAAAAAATTAAACTTAGGAAAAGGCGAAGTCGCCTTAATGCTTAAGTTTTATCAGTCGTGA
- the rpsB gene encoding 30S ribosomal protein S2, translating to MAVISMKQLLEAGVHFGHQTRRWNPKMDRYIFTERNGIYIIDLQKTVKKVEEAYNFVREIAQDGGKVLFVGTKKQAQDSVKEEAARCGGYFINQRWLGGTLTNFETIQKRISRLKQLEKMQEDGTFDVLPKKEVIILKKEMDRLEKFLGGIKDMKKIPDALFVIDPRKERIAIAEARKLNIPIVAIVDTNCDPDEVDYVIPGNDDAIRAVKLLTAKMADAVIEANAGSIEEQEAVQENTEEANV from the coding sequence GTGGCAGTAATATCCATGAAACAATTATTAGAAGCTGGGGTACACTTTGGTCATCAGACTCGTCGTTGGAACCCAAAAATGGATCGCTACATCTTCACAGAAAGAAACGGAATTTATATCATTGACTTGCAAAAGACAGTGAAAAAAGTCGAGGAAGCTTACAACTTTGTAAGAGAAATCGCACAAGACGGAGGAAAAGTGCTTTTCGTTGGAACGAAAAAACAAGCACAAGACTCTGTTAAAGAAGAAGCTGCTCGTTGTGGAGGCTACTTCATTAATCAACGTTGGTTAGGTGGAACATTAACAAACTTCGAAACCATCCAAAAACGTATTTCTCGTTTAAAGCAACTTGAAAAGATGCAAGAAGATGGAACGTTTGATGTCCTTCCTAAAAAAGAAGTAATTATTCTTAAAAAGGAAATGGACCGTCTTGAAAAATTCCTAGGTGGAATTAAAGACATGAAGAAAATTCCTGATGCATTATTCGTAATTGATCCTCGTAAAGAGCGCATTGCGATTGCTGAAGCACGTAAATTAAACATTCCTATCGTTGCGATTGTAGATACAAACTGTGATCCAGACGAAGTTGATTATGTTATTCCTGGTAACGATGATGCAATTCGTGCAGTTAAACTTTTAACTGCTAAAATGGCAGATGCTGTTATCGAAGCGAATGCTGGTTCAATTGAAGAGCAAGAAGCTGTTCAAGAAAACACAGAAGAAGCGAACGTATAA
- a CDS encoding FapA family protein, giving the protein MGKLDGLFEVTIANNKMSATITKIEQIPNDCDWNKDEILDFLKNAKISHGIKEEVIQHMVSDPHNVSFPVVIASGQEPVNGKDAYLKAISVVHEKQNLTMQDKINFKELNTIPVATKGQVVGEKIEATKGVPGFNVMGEPIVARPGKDIKLKPGKNVELSNDGKKLIAQTDGQLTIEKKTIHVFEVYEVNGDVGMKTGNLSFIGSITIKGNVPTGFKVKADGDIRIYGTVEGADLEAGGSIFVSAGILGQGNGRIFANGDLHTKFVSQANIQVEGDIFVEQTILHSTCSAGGKVDCTKGKGIIVGGSISAGTEILAKDIGNDMNTRTPLFIGVTQATLEREKQARKTLEQSKQELEKLTKLLQVFEVKEKQGLTLAANERIMKLRIRNTYAVTNENIDDFNDELTELQEKMQAQLTGKVAASQTIYPNASVTFGKYRKKFTVKHDHIKIVLNDGEVKVLPL; this is encoded by the coding sequence ATGGGGAAATTAGATGGCTTGTTTGAAGTAACAATTGCAAATAATAAGATGTCTGCAACCATTACGAAGATAGAACAAATCCCGAATGATTGTGATTGGAATAAAGACGAAATCCTTGATTTTCTGAAAAACGCTAAAATTAGCCATGGAATTAAGGAAGAAGTTATACAACACATGGTTTCAGATCCACACAATGTTTCCTTTCCTGTAGTTATCGCTTCAGGACAAGAACCTGTTAATGGAAAGGATGCCTATTTGAAGGCCATTTCAGTCGTACACGAAAAGCAAAATCTTACGATGCAGGACAAAATTAATTTTAAAGAGTTGAATACGATTCCGGTAGCTACAAAAGGGCAAGTAGTTGGTGAAAAGATAGAAGCAACAAAAGGTGTACCAGGGTTTAATGTGATGGGGGAGCCAATTGTTGCTAGGCCAGGTAAAGATATAAAGCTAAAACCTGGGAAAAACGTCGAGTTAAGCAATGATGGGAAAAAGCTGATTGCACAAACAGATGGACAACTTACCATTGAAAAAAAGACCATTCATGTTTTTGAGGTTTATGAAGTAAATGGCGACGTAGGAATGAAAACAGGAAATCTTTCTTTTATTGGAAGCATAACGATAAAAGGCAATGTTCCGACAGGTTTTAAAGTTAAAGCTGATGGTGATATCCGTATTTATGGAACGGTTGAAGGAGCAGATCTTGAAGCAGGTGGATCAATCTTTGTTTCAGCTGGTATTCTTGGACAAGGAAACGGTCGAATTTTTGCCAATGGAGATTTGCATACGAAGTTTGTGAGTCAAGCCAATATTCAAGTTGAAGGGGATATATTTGTTGAGCAAACGATACTTCATAGTACTTGTTCTGCTGGAGGAAAAGTCGATTGTACGAAAGGCAAGGGAATCATTGTAGGTGGGAGTATCTCTGCTGGAACAGAAATTCTTGCCAAAGATATAGGAAATGATATGAATACGAGAACACCATTATTCATTGGAGTAACTCAAGCTACACTTGAACGAGAAAAACAAGCCCGGAAAACACTTGAACAATCAAAACAAGAACTGGAAAAACTAACAAAGCTTCTTCAAGTTTTTGAAGTAAAAGAAAAACAAGGACTTACTCTTGCAGCGAACGAACGAATTATGAAGTTGCGTATTCGAAATACGTATGCGGTTACAAATGAAAATATCGATGATTTTAATGATGAACTGACAGAATTGCAAGAAAAAATGCAAGCACAATTAACTGGAAAAGTCGCAGCTAGTCAAACGATTTATCCTAATGCATCAGTTACGTTTGGTAAATACCGAAAAAAATTTACTGTAAAGCATGACCATATAAAAATTGTACTTAATGATGGTGAAGTGAAAGTATTACCCCTATAA
- the tsf gene encoding translation elongation factor Ts, which produces MAVTASMVKELREKTGAGMMDCKKALTETDGDMEKAIDYLREKGIAKAAKKSDRIAAEGLAFVEQEGNRAAIVEVNSETDFVAKNENFKALVAELAKHVLSQNPASVEEALQQPLQGNGDTVEKYINGQIAKIGEKISLRRFEVIEKGDNAAFGSYLHMGGRIGVLTVLEGTTDEDLAKDIAMHIAAIKPTYVNRDGVPAEEVEREREVLKQQALNEGKPENIVEKMVEGRISKFFEQVCLIDQPFVKDGDQKVGKYVKSKGAEVKLFVRYEVGEGIEKREDNFAEEVMSQVKK; this is translated from the coding sequence ATGGCAGTTACTGCAAGCATGGTTAAAGAATTACGTGAAAAAACAGGTGCTGGAATGATGGATTGTAAAAAAGCACTTACTGAAACAGATGGTGATATGGAAAAAGCGATTGACTATTTACGTGAAAAAGGAATTGCAAAAGCGGCTAAAAAATCTGACCGCATTGCAGCTGAAGGTTTAGCATTTGTTGAGCAAGAAGGAAACAGAGCAGCTATCGTAGAAGTTAACTCAGAAACAGATTTTGTTGCTAAAAACGAAAACTTCAAAGCATTAGTAGCAGAACTTGCGAAGCATGTATTATCTCAAAATCCTGCATCTGTTGAAGAAGCTCTTCAACAGCCATTACAAGGAAACGGTGATACTGTTGAAAAGTACATTAACGGACAAATTGCAAAAATTGGAGAAAAAATCTCTCTTCGTCGTTTTGAAGTAATTGAAAAAGGTGACAATGCTGCATTTGGTTCATACCTTCATATGGGTGGAAGAATTGGTGTGTTAACTGTTCTTGAAGGAACAACTGATGAAGATTTAGCTAAAGATATCGCAATGCACATTGCAGCTATCAAACCAACATACGTGAACCGTGATGGAGTTCCTGCTGAAGAAGTAGAGCGTGAAAGAGAAGTATTAAAACAACAAGCTCTAAATGAAGGAAAGCCTGAAAATATCGTTGAAAAAATGGTAGAAGGTCGTATTAGCAAATTCTTTGAACAAGTATGTCTAATTGACCAACCATTTGTAAAAGATGGAGATCAAAAGGTTGGAAAGTATGTAAAGAGCAAAGGTGCAGAAGTTAAGCTATTTGTACGTTATGAAGTTGGAGAAGGTATTGAAAAACGTGAAGATAACTTCGCAGAAGAAGTTATGTCTCAAGTGAAAAAATAA
- a CDS encoding protein-glutamate methylesterase/protein-glutamine glutaminase, whose protein sequence is MTKEIRVLVVDDSAFMRKVITEVLEENRFITVVGTARNGKEALVKLNQCKPNVITLDVEMPVMDGLTTLKEIMSISPVPVVMVSSTTTVGAENTLLAMEYGAVDFVAKTSAKASQDIYKIKDILIEKVQLASTVNVNQLVTKPKPMINKETSINHPVKQGIQKLIAIGTSTGGPKALQAVLTGINKNIVAPIVIVQHMPAGFTKSLAMRLDTLTDIRVKEAEDGDILQNGWAYIAPGGYHIVVKNHEDTCKLVLDQSAPRKGHRPSVDVMFESIAEVTGYDIMTVIMTGMGSDGTEGLIQLKKRENCYSIAESEKTSIVYGMPKSAVLAKVVDEVVDLGEIASKINRYGI, encoded by the coding sequence ATGACAAAGGAAATTAGAGTACTGGTCGTTGATGATTCAGCATTTATGCGAAAAGTGATTACCGAAGTTCTTGAGGAAAACCGGTTCATTACAGTTGTTGGAACAGCACGAAATGGAAAAGAAGCATTGGTTAAATTAAACCAGTGCAAACCAAATGTCATCACACTCGATGTTGAAATGCCAGTTATGGATGGGCTAACCACACTAAAGGAAATCATGAGCATTTCTCCTGTTCCTGTTGTTATGGTAAGTAGCACGACAACAGTTGGAGCAGAAAATACTTTGCTCGCAATGGAGTATGGAGCAGTTGATTTCGTGGCAAAAACATCGGCTAAGGCCTCTCAAGATATTTATAAAATTAAAGATATTCTGATTGAAAAAGTACAACTCGCTTCAACAGTGAATGTTAACCAATTAGTTACTAAGCCTAAACCGATGATAAACAAGGAAACAAGCATTAATCATCCAGTAAAACAAGGCATACAGAAGCTCATAGCGATAGGGACATCAACAGGAGGACCAAAAGCACTCCAGGCAGTTCTTACGGGAATAAATAAAAACATTGTGGCACCAATTGTGATCGTACAGCATATGCCAGCAGGATTTACTAAGTCATTGGCGATGCGCTTAGACACATTGACTGATATACGAGTTAAAGAAGCTGAAGACGGAGACATTCTTCAAAATGGCTGGGCCTATATTGCACCTGGAGGATATCATATTGTTGTAAAAAACCATGAGGATACATGTAAATTGGTTTTAGATCAATCCGCACCACGAAAAGGTCATCGCCCCTCTGTAGATGTAATGTTTGAATCAATAGCTGAAGTAACGGGGTACGATATCATGACTGTCATCATGACAGGAATGGGTTCTGACGGGACAGAAGGCTTGATTCAATTGAAAAAACGAGAAAATTGCTATTCAATTGCAGAATCAGAAAAAACAAGTATCGTATATGGAATGCCGAAGTCAGCTGTTTTAGCAAAAGTAGTTGATGAAGTTGTGGATCTAGGCGAAATTGCTTCAAAAATAAATAGATACGGAATTTAA
- a CDS encoding MinD/ParA family protein codes for MNDQAETLRRLMEEPETTDTKVISIVSGKGGVGKSNFSLNFAIALSNAGKQVVLFDLDIGMANVDILMGMTSRYNIVDMIENEMSIWDIIEKGPGNVSFISGGSGFSTLFKLTPEKYERFVSQLQHLHQKFDYILFDMGAGASEDSLKFILSANEIVVVTTPEPTSITDAYSMIKFIHLHDNYLPCTLLINRAESPKEGQQTADNLQKVTQQFLGKQLGVLGSIPNDKVVMKAVKNQKPFLLYEPASKPAQAITNIVHEYIGNQQPQKQQLFSSFVSKLRRFLP; via the coding sequence ATGAATGATCAAGCTGAAACACTAAGAAGATTAATGGAAGAGCCAGAAACAACTGATACAAAAGTAATTTCCATTGTCAGCGGGAAAGGTGGAGTAGGGAAATCAAATTTCTCGCTAAACTTTGCCATCGCACTTTCAAACGCTGGAAAACAGGTTGTCCTCTTTGATTTAGATATAGGGATGGCCAATGTCGACATCTTAATGGGAATGACTTCTCGCTATAACATTGTAGATATGATTGAAAACGAAATGTCCATTTGGGATATCATCGAAAAAGGTCCTGGTAATGTCTCTTTTATCTCGGGAGGTTCAGGTTTTTCAACTCTGTTTAAGCTCACTCCTGAAAAATACGAACGTTTTGTAAGTCAGCTACAGCATTTACATCAGAAATTTGATTATATTTTATTTGATATGGGCGCTGGTGCATCAGAAGATAGTCTTAAATTCATCTTGTCAGCCAACGAAATCGTTGTTGTGACAACTCCAGAACCAACAAGCATAACAGATGCCTATTCAATGATTAAATTCATTCACTTACATGATAATTACTTACCTTGTACGCTTTTAATTAATCGTGCGGAATCTCCTAAGGAAGGCCAACAAACAGCAGATAACTTACAAAAAGTGACTCAACAATTTTTAGGGAAACAGCTTGGTGTTTTAGGAAGTATACCTAATGATAAAGTTGTAATGAAAGCAGTGAAAAATCAAAAGCCTTTTCTTCTGTATGAACCTGCTTCCAAACCAGCTCAAGCAATTACAAATATCGTACATGAATATATTGGGAATCAACAACCACAAAAACAGCAGTTATTTTCATCGTTTGTTTCGAAATTGAGGCGCTTTTTACCGTAG
- a CDS encoding chemotaxis protein CheC, whose translation MSFLENIKPYHLDVLKEVGNIGAGNAATALSKLLNHFVDMNVPAVRIVSFQEITELLGGADNVVAAVFLRIEGDAPGNMFFMLSVDEAEKLIQKLTRQDNFQLTHPPFDEIGLSALQEVGNILAGSYLSALADFTGLNLQPTVPGLSIDMAGAILGYGLLEFSQIGDYAIVIDTKINKEYKTKQDATGHFFLLPDPDSFERIFASLGVGLDG comes from the coding sequence ATGAGTTTTTTGGAAAATATTAAGCCATATCATTTAGATGTTTTAAAGGAAGTTGGAAATATAGGTGCAGGGAATGCTGCGACTGCGTTATCGAAATTATTAAATCATTTTGTAGATATGAATGTACCAGCAGTTCGAATTGTTTCATTTCAAGAGATTACCGAATTGCTAGGTGGAGCAGATAACGTGGTAGCTGCTGTATTCTTACGAATCGAAGGGGATGCACCTGGGAATATGTTTTTTATGCTTTCAGTTGATGAAGCAGAGAAACTAATTCAAAAACTAACGAGGCAAGATAATTTTCAACTAACTCATCCGCCCTTTGATGAAATTGGACTTTCTGCATTACAGGAAGTCGGAAATATTTTAGCGGGTTCCTACTTATCAGCACTAGCTGATTTTACAGGATTAAACTTACAACCAACTGTACCTGGTCTTAGTATCGATATGGCAGGTGCCATATTAGGATATGGATTATTAGAATTCTCGCAAATTGGAGATTATGCCATTGTGATTGATACAAAGATAAACAAGGAATATAAAACGAAACAGGATGCAACCGGCCATTTCTTTTTGCTTCCTGACCCAGATTCTTTTGAAAGAATATTTGCCTCATTAGGGGTAGGTTTAGATGGCTGA
- the pyrH gene encoding UMP kinase, which yields MMSSKYKRVVLKLSGEALAGEQGYGIDPAVIQSYASQIKEIVELQVEVAIVVGGGNIWRGMAGSAKGMDRATADYMGMLATVMNSLALQDSLENIGVQTRVQTSIEMRQVAEPYIRRRAIRHLEKKRVIIFAAGTGNPYFSTDTTAALRAAEIEAEVILMAKNKVDGVYSADPSKDENAKKYHSITYLDLLKEGLAVMDSTASSLCMDNNIPLIVFSITEEGNIKRAILGEEIGTVVRGN from the coding sequence ATGATGAGCAGTAAGTATAAACGAGTCGTCTTAAAACTTAGTGGAGAAGCTTTAGCAGGAGAACAAGGGTATGGTATTGACCCTGCAGTCATCCAATCGTATGCTTCACAAATTAAAGAAATTGTTGAATTACAAGTTGAAGTGGCCATTGTTGTTGGTGGAGGGAATATCTGGAGAGGTATGGCTGGAAGTGCAAAAGGAATGGACAGAGCAACAGCTGACTACATGGGAATGTTAGCTACAGTCATGAATTCTCTTGCTCTTCAAGATAGTCTTGAAAACATTGGCGTACAAACTAGGGTTCAAACGTCAATTGAAATGAGACAAGTGGCCGAGCCTTATATTCGTCGTAGAGCGATTCGACATTTAGAAAAGAAGAGAGTTATTATTTTTGCTGCAGGAACAGGTAATCCTTATTTTTCAACGGATACGACGGCTGCATTACGTGCTGCTGAAATTGAAGCTGAAGTAATCTTGATGGCTAAGAACAAGGTGGATGGAGTGTATAGTGCTGACCCATCTAAAGATGAGAATGCTAAAAAATATCATAGTATTACTTACTTGGATCTTCTTAAAGAAGGATTGGCTGTTATGGATTCAACCGCTTCATCGCTATGTATGGATAATAATATCCCGCTTATCGTATTTTCCATTACAGAAGAAGGTAACATTAAAAGAGCAATATTAGGTGAAGAAATTGGAACAGTAGTTAGGGGGAATTAA
- a CDS encoding FliA/WhiG family RNA polymerase sigma factor: MAMVMTKTEEQVIWEKWITDRDTDAADSLMQLYMPLVNYHVSRIAVGLPRSVNKDDLVSHGMLGLFDALEKFDTSRDLKFDTYASFRIRGAIIDGLRKEDWLPRSLREKSKKIDGAVERLEQQYGRHVDISEVAKELGVGEEEVAQVISESFYSNMLSIDEETNDSDREETFKATIVDKQMLTPEESSMRAAQKAELAKVIENLSDKEQLVISLFYFEELTLTEIGQVLDLSTSRISQIHSKALFKLKQSIEF, from the coding sequence ATGGCTATGGTTATGACCAAAACTGAAGAACAGGTAATTTGGGAAAAGTGGATAACTGATAGAGATACAGATGCAGCAGATTCTCTTATGCAACTTTATATGCCCCTTGTTAACTATCATGTAAGTAGAATTGCTGTTGGGTTACCTCGGAGTGTAAATAAAGATGATTTAGTTAGTCATGGCATGTTAGGTTTATTTGATGCACTTGAAAAATTTGATACGAGTCGCGATTTGAAATTTGATACGTATGCTTCGTTCCGAATAAGAGGAGCAATTATTGATGGCCTTAGAAAAGAAGACTGGTTACCAAGGTCACTACGTGAAAAATCAAAGAAAATTGACGGGGCTGTGGAGCGATTAGAACAACAATATGGGCGGCATGTTGATATCTCTGAGGTTGCTAAAGAACTTGGCGTAGGAGAAGAAGAAGTAGCACAAGTCATAAGTGAGAGCTTTTACTCGAATATGCTTTCGATTGATGAGGAAACGAATGACTCTGACCGAGAAGAAACGTTTAAAGCAACGATTGTAGATAAGCAGATGCTAACACCTGAAGAAAGTAGTATGAGAGCTGCACAAAAAGCAGAATTAGCGAAAGTCATTGAAAATCTTTCTGATAAAGAGCAGCTTGTAATTTCTTTGTTTTATTTTGAAGAGCTAACGTTAACTGAAATTGGACAGGTATTGGATTTATCGACATCTAGAATCTCACAAATTCATTCTAAGGCCCTTTTTAAACTTAAACAATCTATTGAATTCTAA
- a CDS encoding chemotaxis protein CheD → MAEVIKVGMADLNIVKPPNTIRTAGLGSCVGVVLYDEDTKISGMAHVMLPDSNLSKTGQMNVAKYADTAIIELVRLLEEQGASKRLLKAKMAGGSQMFQFTTASEMMRIGPRNVEAVKQQLSTMSIPIIAEDVGGNSGRTIEFNPDTNMLMVKTVNQGVKEI, encoded by the coding sequence ATGGCTGAAGTAATTAAAGTTGGAATGGCCGATTTAAACATCGTCAAACCCCCAAATACAATTAGGACAGCCGGACTAGGATCGTGTGTTGGGGTAGTCTTATATGATGAAGACACGAAAATTTCGGGTATGGCACATGTGATGCTGCCTGACTCAAATTTAAGTAAAACAGGGCAAATGAATGTGGCGAAGTATGCCGATACGGCAATTATAGAACTCGTTCGTTTGCTTGAAGAACAAGGAGCGTCTAAAAGACTGCTAAAAGCAAAAATGGCAGGCGGTTCTCAAATGTTTCAGTTTACGACCGCATCAGAAATGATGAGAATTGGTCCAAGAAACGTTGAAGCTGTAAAGCAACAGTTGTCTACAATGAGCATTCCAATTATCGCTGAAGATGTCGGTGGAAACAGCGGAAGAACGATTGAATTTAATCCAGATACGAATATGTTAATGGTAAAAACCGTAAATCAAGGTGTTAAAGAGATTTAA